From a single Populus nigra chromosome 18, ddPopNigr1.1, whole genome shotgun sequence genomic region:
- the LOC133678566 gene encoding peroxisomal membrane protein PEX14 isoform X2, with translation MATQSSDPPPPSNPADQNPGNVQPTNGIQQDAEVEAIKQSPPSVFVNSEPMREEQVQNAVKFLSHPKVRGSPVMYRRSFLEKKGLTKEEIDEAFLRVPDPTPSTQATSLNQEGQVKSTPNAQPLASAQTLQPVAAGPTAVISSVGTLTRSRFHWYHAVFAVGLLAVSGAGTVVLVKNTVIPRLKSWIRKVVLEEEDDNVKKTNLKPSLAEEAAAAAKAAAAAAVDVARASQELLNSKNEEKRYFKEFMKMLDLQVQEMKSMSTAIHRLEGQTDNRVRNSLADQEDYRALVANPKQTYTNGKTEFDLHSGGSSSQPASAEPSAAPHPKSYMEIMEMVRRGERPGNIRDINDQPPNPSQQISNPRIAPRTKPWEVGQVQNNSSQVLQSQVSGEDLNSKVQDNGIYQFDGESTTPWWQQKNTGIAEIDNEDEVKAGLYGGQNNQQPVRRTWVPPRPPPVVMAEAAEAIRRPKQSIQKEQLENDRSVSHRTDTADELQRITKISESGGAVEINGGGSVLNSSEIQEEPEQIHEGN, from the exons ATGGCGACTCAATCATcggatcctcctcctccttcaaaCCCTGCCGATCAAAATCCTG GGAATGTACAGCCAACAAATGGGATTCAGCAAGATGCTGAGGTTGAGGCTATCAAGCAAAGTCCTCCATCTGTCTTTGTGAACTCGGAACCAATGCGAGAGGAACAAGTGCAGAATGCTGTAAAGTTTCTTTCGCACCCAAAAGTTAGGGGTTCTCCAGTTATGTATAGAAGATCGTTTCTTGAGAAGAAGGGCCTCACAAAGGAAGAGATAGATGAAGCTTTTCTTCGTGTGCCG GATCCAACTCCAAGCACACAGGCAACCAGTTTGAATCAAG AGGGGCAGGTGAAATCAACACCAAATGCTCAGCCACTAGCTTCAGCACAAACTCTGCAGCCTGTAGCAGCTGGTCCTACTGCTGTAATTTCTTCAGTAGGGACTTTGACTCGATCTCGGTTTCACTGGTATCATGCTGTTTTTGCCGTAGGACTATTGGCAGTTTCAGGTGCTGGAACAGTTGTGTTAGTTAAG AATACTGTTATTCCCAGGCTGAAGTCTTGGATACGTAAGGTTGTgttggaagaagaagatgacaaTGTGaagaaaactaatttaaagCCAAGCTTGGCAGAAGAAGCTGCGGCAGCTGccaaagcagcagcagcagcagctgttGATGTTGCAAGAGCGAGCCAGGAACTATTGAATTCAAAAAATGAAG AGAAGAGATACTTCAAGGAATTTATGAAAATGTTAGATTTGCAAGTACAGGAAATGAAGTCAATGAGTACTGCAATACATAGATTGGAAG GTCAAACAGATAACCGTGTGAGAAACTCTCTTGCTGATCAAGAAGATTATAGAGCCTTAGTTGCAAATCCAAAG CAAACATATACCAATGGCAAGACAGAGTTTGATTTGCACTCAG GGGGATCTTCATCGCAGCCTGCATCTGCTGAACCCTCTGCTGCACCACACCCTAAGTCATATATGGAG ATCATGGAGATGGTTCGGAGAGGAGAGAGACCTGGCAATATCAGG GATATCAATGATCAACCACCCAATCCTAGTCAGCAAATTTCAAATCCTCGCATTGCGCCTAGAACTAAG CCATGGGAGGTTGGTCAAGTCCAAAATAACTCAAGCCAGGTGCTTCAGTCTCAAGTGAGCGGAGAAGATTTGAATTCCAAGGTACAAGACAATGGTATCTATCAGTTTGATGGTGAGAGCACTACACCCTGGTGGCAGCAGAAAAATACCGGAATTGCAGAGATAGATAATGAAGATGAAGTAAAGGCTGGACTTTATGGTGGACAAAACAACCAGCAACCAGTTAGGCGCACATGGGTCCCTCCCCGGCCACCTCCTGTTGTGATGGCTGAAGCGGCTGAAGCCATCAGACGACCAAAACAATCAATTCAGAAAGAACAATTGGAAAATGATCGATCTGTGTCTCATCGAACAGACACGGCTGATGAGTTGCAAaggataacaaaaatatcagaaTCAGGGGGTGCTGTGGAGATTAAT
- the LOC133678566 gene encoding peroxisomal membrane protein PEX14 isoform X3, producing the protein MATQSSDPPPPSNPADQNPGNVQPTNGIQQDAEVEAIKQSPPSVFVNSEPMREEQVQNAVKFLSHPKVRGSPVMYRRSFLEKKGLTKEEIDEAFLRVPDPTPSTQATSLNQAEGQVKSTPNAQPLASAQTLQPVAAGPTAVISSVGTLTRSRFHWYHAVFAVGLLAVSGAGTVVLVKNTVIPRLKSWIRKVVLEEEDDNVKKTNLKPSLAEEAAAAAKAAAAAAVDVARASQELLNSKNEEKRYFKEFMKMLDLQVQEMKSMSTAIHRLEGQTDNRVRNSLADQEDYRALVANPKQTYTNGKTEFDLHSGGSSSQPASAEPSAAPHPKSYMEIMEMVRRGERPGNIRPWEVGQVQNNSSQVLQSQVSGEDLNSKVQDNGIYQFDGESTTPWWQQKNTGIAEIDNEDEVKAGLYGGQNNQQPVRRTWVPPRPPPVVMAEAAEAIRRPKQSIQKEQLENDRSVSHRTDTADELQRITKISESGGAVEINGGGSVLNSSEIQEEPEQIHEGN; encoded by the exons ATGGCGACTCAATCATcggatcctcctcctccttcaaaCCCTGCCGATCAAAATCCTG GGAATGTACAGCCAACAAATGGGATTCAGCAAGATGCTGAGGTTGAGGCTATCAAGCAAAGTCCTCCATCTGTCTTTGTGAACTCGGAACCAATGCGAGAGGAACAAGTGCAGAATGCTGTAAAGTTTCTTTCGCACCCAAAAGTTAGGGGTTCTCCAGTTATGTATAGAAGATCGTTTCTTGAGAAGAAGGGCCTCACAAAGGAAGAGATAGATGAAGCTTTTCTTCGTGTGCCG GATCCAACTCCAAGCACACAGGCAACCAGTTTGAATCAAG CAGAGGGGCAGGTGAAATCAACACCAAATGCTCAGCCACTAGCTTCAGCACAAACTCTGCAGCCTGTAGCAGCTGGTCCTACTGCTGTAATTTCTTCAGTAGGGACTTTGACTCGATCTCGGTTTCACTGGTATCATGCTGTTTTTGCCGTAGGACTATTGGCAGTTTCAGGTGCTGGAACAGTTGTGTTAGTTAAG AATACTGTTATTCCCAGGCTGAAGTCTTGGATACGTAAGGTTGTgttggaagaagaagatgacaaTGTGaagaaaactaatttaaagCCAAGCTTGGCAGAAGAAGCTGCGGCAGCTGccaaagcagcagcagcagcagctgttGATGTTGCAAGAGCGAGCCAGGAACTATTGAATTCAAAAAATGAAG AGAAGAGATACTTCAAGGAATTTATGAAAATGTTAGATTTGCAAGTACAGGAAATGAAGTCAATGAGTACTGCAATACATAGATTGGAAG GTCAAACAGATAACCGTGTGAGAAACTCTCTTGCTGATCAAGAAGATTATAGAGCCTTAGTTGCAAATCCAAAG CAAACATATACCAATGGCAAGACAGAGTTTGATTTGCACTCAG GGGGATCTTCATCGCAGCCTGCATCTGCTGAACCCTCTGCTGCACCACACCCTAAGTCATATATGGAG ATCATGGAGATGGTTCGGAGAGGAGAGAGACCTGGCAATATCAGG CCATGGGAGGTTGGTCAAGTCCAAAATAACTCAAGCCAGGTGCTTCAGTCTCAAGTGAGCGGAGAAGATTTGAATTCCAAGGTACAAGACAATGGTATCTATCAGTTTGATGGTGAGAGCACTACACCCTGGTGGCAGCAGAAAAATACCGGAATTGCAGAGATAGATAATGAAGATGAAGTAAAGGCTGGACTTTATGGTGGACAAAACAACCAGCAACCAGTTAGGCGCACATGGGTCCCTCCCCGGCCACCTCCTGTTGTGATGGCTGAAGCGGCTGAAGCCATCAGACGACCAAAACAATCAATTCAGAAAGAACAATTGGAAAATGATCGATCTGTGTCTCATCGAACAGACACGGCTGATGAGTTGCAAaggataacaaaaatatcagaaTCAGGGGGTGCTGTGGAGATTAAT
- the LOC133678566 gene encoding peroxisomal membrane protein PEX14 isoform X1 has product MATQSSDPPPPSNPADQNPGNVQPTNGIQQDAEVEAIKQSPPSVFVNSEPMREEQVQNAVKFLSHPKVRGSPVMYRRSFLEKKGLTKEEIDEAFLRVPDPTPSTQATSLNQAEGQVKSTPNAQPLASAQTLQPVAAGPTAVISSVGTLTRSRFHWYHAVFAVGLLAVSGAGTVVLVKNTVIPRLKSWIRKVVLEEEDDNVKKTNLKPSLAEEAAAAAKAAAAAAVDVARASQELLNSKNEEKRYFKEFMKMLDLQVQEMKSMSTAIHRLEGQTDNRVRNSLADQEDYRALVANPKQTYTNGKTEFDLHSGGSSSQPASAEPSAAPHPKSYMEIMEMVRRGERPGNIRDINDQPPNPSQQISNPRIAPRTKPWEVGQVQNNSSQVLQSQVSGEDLNSKVQDNGIYQFDGESTTPWWQQKNTGIAEIDNEDEVKAGLYGGQNNQQPVRRTWVPPRPPPVVMAEAAEAIRRPKQSIQKEQLENDRSVSHRTDTADELQRITKISESGGAVEINGGGSVLNSSEIQEEPEQIHEGN; this is encoded by the exons ATGGCGACTCAATCATcggatcctcctcctccttcaaaCCCTGCCGATCAAAATCCTG GGAATGTACAGCCAACAAATGGGATTCAGCAAGATGCTGAGGTTGAGGCTATCAAGCAAAGTCCTCCATCTGTCTTTGTGAACTCGGAACCAATGCGAGAGGAACAAGTGCAGAATGCTGTAAAGTTTCTTTCGCACCCAAAAGTTAGGGGTTCTCCAGTTATGTATAGAAGATCGTTTCTTGAGAAGAAGGGCCTCACAAAGGAAGAGATAGATGAAGCTTTTCTTCGTGTGCCG GATCCAACTCCAAGCACACAGGCAACCAGTTTGAATCAAG CAGAGGGGCAGGTGAAATCAACACCAAATGCTCAGCCACTAGCTTCAGCACAAACTCTGCAGCCTGTAGCAGCTGGTCCTACTGCTGTAATTTCTTCAGTAGGGACTTTGACTCGATCTCGGTTTCACTGGTATCATGCTGTTTTTGCCGTAGGACTATTGGCAGTTTCAGGTGCTGGAACAGTTGTGTTAGTTAAG AATACTGTTATTCCCAGGCTGAAGTCTTGGATACGTAAGGTTGTgttggaagaagaagatgacaaTGTGaagaaaactaatttaaagCCAAGCTTGGCAGAAGAAGCTGCGGCAGCTGccaaagcagcagcagcagcagctgttGATGTTGCAAGAGCGAGCCAGGAACTATTGAATTCAAAAAATGAAG AGAAGAGATACTTCAAGGAATTTATGAAAATGTTAGATTTGCAAGTACAGGAAATGAAGTCAATGAGTACTGCAATACATAGATTGGAAG GTCAAACAGATAACCGTGTGAGAAACTCTCTTGCTGATCAAGAAGATTATAGAGCCTTAGTTGCAAATCCAAAG CAAACATATACCAATGGCAAGACAGAGTTTGATTTGCACTCAG GGGGATCTTCATCGCAGCCTGCATCTGCTGAACCCTCTGCTGCACCACACCCTAAGTCATATATGGAG ATCATGGAGATGGTTCGGAGAGGAGAGAGACCTGGCAATATCAGG GATATCAATGATCAACCACCCAATCCTAGTCAGCAAATTTCAAATCCTCGCATTGCGCCTAGAACTAAG CCATGGGAGGTTGGTCAAGTCCAAAATAACTCAAGCCAGGTGCTTCAGTCTCAAGTGAGCGGAGAAGATTTGAATTCCAAGGTACAAGACAATGGTATCTATCAGTTTGATGGTGAGAGCACTACACCCTGGTGGCAGCAGAAAAATACCGGAATTGCAGAGATAGATAATGAAGATGAAGTAAAGGCTGGACTTTATGGTGGACAAAACAACCAGCAACCAGTTAGGCGCACATGGGTCCCTCCCCGGCCACCTCCTGTTGTGATGGCTGAAGCGGCTGAAGCCATCAGACGACCAAAACAATCAATTCAGAAAGAACAATTGGAAAATGATCGATCTGTGTCTCATCGAACAGACACGGCTGATGAGTTGCAAaggataacaaaaatatcagaaTCAGGGGGTGCTGTGGAGATTAAT